The Thermoanaerobaculia bacterium nucleotide sequence CTTCGGTCGCTACGGCCACTACCGCGCGGGCGCGCTCGCGGACAACGCGAAACGGGCCGTCCACTTCGGCGGGAAGACGGCGTGCCTCGATTGTCACAGCGACGTCGCCGACGCGCAGAAGGGGAGCCGACACGCGAACGTGCGCTGCGAGGCGTGCCACGGACCGCTCGCCAAGCACGCGGACGATCCGGGGGTCCAGCCGGCGAAGCTCGCGCCCGAGCGCCTCTGCCTGACGTGCCATCGCGCGATCGTGGGACGGCCGGCGAAGTTCCCCCAGATCGACCCCGAGGAACACGCCGGAGGGGTCGAGTGCACGTCCTGCCACCGTCCCCATCATCCCGAGCAGGAGGGAAAGTCATGACGGTCGACCGCCGGGCGTTCTTCGCCACCGCCGGAAAGTACCTGATCGTCACGGCGGCGACGGCGAAGGTCATCGAGACGTTCCTCGCGGGCGCGACGCCCGAGCCCGCCGCCTACGCGGCCGCCGACCACTGGTGGGCGATGGTGCTCGACATCGAGAAGTGCATCGGGTGCGGAAACTGCGTCCGCGCGTGCAAGGCCGAGAACGACGTGCCTCTCGAGGCGGAGTACTTCCGGACCTGGGTCGAGCGGTACCACGTCCGCGGCGAAGACATGGAGCATCCGGACGTCGATTCCCCCAACGGCGGATACGACGGATTCCCGGACAAGTATCCGAAGGGCGACGGCGCCCGGACCTTCTTCGTGCCCAAGCTCTGCAACCACTGCGCGCATTCGCCGTGCGTCCAGGTGTGCCCGGTGGGAGCGACCTTCGTGTCGCCGGACGGCGTCGTCCTCGTCGACAAGTCGTACTGCCTCGGCTGCCGCTACTGCGTGCAGGCGTGCCCCTACGGATGCCGCTTCATCGATCCGCGCACCCACACGGTCGACAAGTGCAATCTCTGCTATCACCGGATCACGAAGGGACTCCTCCCCGCGTGCGTCGAGAACTGCCCGACGGGATCGCGGATGATCGGAGACCTCCGGAACCCGAACGACCCGATCCACGCGTTCCTGCGCGAGCACAAGGTCCAGGTCCTCAAACCGCAGATGGCGACCGGCTCGAAGGCCTTCTACAACGGGCTCGACGGTTCGGTGCGATAGGAGACGACGATGGACGCGCAGACTCTTCTCCATGCCGTCGAGGGGTTCATGTACCCGAACGAGGTGGATCTCCAGTGGAGCATCCTCATCGTCCTGTATCCGTTCATCACGGGGCTCGTCGCGGGCGCCTTCATTCTCGCGTCGCTCGAGAGGGTGTTCAACGTCGCGGCGGTGAAGCCGACCTACCGGCTCGCGCTCCTGACGGCCCTCGCGTTCCTCCTCGTCGCCCCGCTGCCGCTCCAGCTGCACCTCGGCCACCCGGAGCGGTCGATCGAGATGTACCTCACGCCGCACACGTCGTCGGCGATGGCGATGTTCGGCTTCGTCTATCTCTGGTATCTGATGGCGGTGCTCGTCCTCGAGATCTGGCTCGACTACCGCAGGGACATCGTCCTCACGGCCCGCGAGAGCACCGGATGGAAGCGCACGCTGTATCGCGTCCTCGCCCTCGGGTCCGACAACATCTCTCCGGAATCGCTCGAGATCGACGACAAGGTCGGGCGGTTCCTGACGATCATCGGAATCCCTTCGGCGTTCCTCCTGCACGGGTACGTCGGCTTCATCTTCGGATCCGTGAAGGCGAACCCCTGGTGGTCGACGCCCCTGATGCCGGTCGTCTTCCTGTTCTCCGCGATCGTCTCGGGGATCGCGCTCGTGATGCTGATGTACATGGCGATCAGCTTCATGAAGGGACGCGTGATCGACATGCCTTGCGTCGACACGATCGCCCGCTACTTCTTCTACGCGTTCCTGATCGACTTCTCCCTCGAGATGCTCGACCTGATCCACCGCATCTACGAGGCGGACGAGTCGTTCAAGAGCCTCGATTTCATGGTCCACACCCGCCTCTACGTCTCGCAGGTCGTCATGCAGATCGGGCTGGGCACGCTCGTGCCGCTCGCGATGCTCGCGCTGACGCAGCTCGTCCGCCTGTCGGAGCCGGCGCGGAAGACGTTCTACGCGATCGCCGGAATGCTCACGCTCGTCGGCATCTTCGCGATGCGGTGGAACGTCGTGATCGGCGGCCAGCTCTTCTCGAAGAGCTTCCTCGGTTACACGACCTACAAGATGGCCTTCGCGACGCGAGAGGGGCTCCTCCCGGCGATCGCGCTGCTGCTCCTTCCGTTCGCCATCCTCTTCGTGCTCCTCATCGTCCTCCCTCCCTGGCCCGAGGAGAAGGAAACCGCGACGTCGGAAGCCGCCTGAGGCGGCCTCGTCCGGCGGGCCCCGGGGGTGACCGCCGATGACCGAAAGATTCGGAGAGATCGAGCGGCGGCTCGACGCGCTGGAGAAAAGGATCCGGCGGATGGAAGAGCGGCTCCCGGCCGAGACGGCCGCGGCGTTTCCCGAGAGCGAGGCGGTCCCGCACCCCGCCGCGGAAACTTCGACGTTCGCGTCCGGAAGCCTGCTCGCGCTTCTCGGCCGGACCGTCCTCGCGCTCGGCGGCGGCTTCCTCATCCGCGCGCTCACGGAGAGCGGCGCGTTGTCGACGGGACTCGGCGTCGCGCTCGGGCTCGCGTACGGCGCGGGATGGCTCCTCCTGGCGCTCCGCGGCGCCGCGGCGGCCGGGCTCTTCGACGGGCTCTCCGGGATCGGAATCGCGTTTCCCCTGATCTGGGAGGCCACGACGCGGCTCAAGGTTTTCGGTCCGCGCGCGTCGATCGGGGCGGCGGCGGCGGTCTCCGCGATCGCCCTCGCGGCGGCCGCCCGGCAGGCGGGCCCGGCGCTCGCCTGGGTCGCGACGGCCGCGTCGGCTCTCCTCTTCGCCGCGCTCGCGCCGGCGGCGGGGAGGATCGATCTCGCGGCGGCGGCGCTCGTCGCTCTCGCGGCCGCGACCGGGGCGCTCGCGTATGCGCGCCGGTGGCCCGGCCCCCGATGGATCGCCGCCATCGCGGCGGATCTCGCCGTTCCGTCGCTCGCCGCCGTCGTGGCGCGGGAGGGGGGGCTGCCCGGAGCGTACCGCGGCACGTCGCCGGCGATCGCCCTCGCCGTCGCGCTCCTGCTCCCTCTCTCGACGCTCGCGCTGGTCGGCGTGCGAACGGTGTCGCGGCGGCGATCGGCGACCGTGTTCGAGTTCCTCCAATCCGCGACGGCTCTGGCCGCGGGGTTCGGCGGAGCTCTGGCGATCGCGCGTTCGGGAGTCGGGGGCGAACCCGTGATCGCCGCCGCCGCGCTGGCGTCCTCCGCCGCCTTCTACGTGGTCGCGTTCCGGTTCTTCTCCCCCGCGCGCGGGCTCGACGCCAACTTCCATCTTTCGGCGTCGCTCGGCCTGCTGATGGCCGTCTTCGGGGGGGCCGTCGCGCTTCGGCCGTTCCCGCGCGCGATCCTCTGGGGAGCGGCGGCCTCGGCGCTCGCGGCCGCGCTGGGGCGGCCCCGCCGGGAGACCGCGGCCGGTCATTGCGCCGTCTATCTGATGGCCGCCGCTTTCTGCGGCCTCTTCGGCGCGATCGTCGCCGCGTTCCTGCGCGTGCCCGAAGGGGCGGGTCTGGAATTCCGCGCGGCCGCATGGGCGGGCCTCGCTTCGGCCGCCTTCGTCGCGGGGCTCGCATTCGCCGGCCCGGCGCGCGCCGATCCGGCTCGCCGCGCTGTCCGACTCCTCGCCGCCGCGGTCGCGGCGGGGGGCACCGGGGCGGCCGTCGTGTCCCTCCTTGCAGGCCTGACGCTGTCGGGGGCCGCCTCGCGCGGGCTTTCCACGGTCCGGATGGCCGTGCTCGCGGGGAGCGTCGTGCTGCTCGCCGCGCTCGCGCGCGGCCGGGCGCGGGATCTCCGGTACCTCGTCTACGCGGCGATCGGGATCGGGGCGGTGAAACTCGTCGTGGACGACCTTCCGAACGGCACGCCGGCCGGCCGGTTCGCGGCATTCGTGCTCTACGGGGGCGCGCTTCTCATCGCGCCCTCGCTGCTCCGGGCCGCGGATCGGCCGAAGAAATCCCTCCAGCCGGAATGACGGAAACCGTCTGTTTTCAATAGATTCAAGGAACGAATCTTGCTCCTCGGAAGGGTGGGGCAATGGGGCCCCGCGTATTCACCGGGCTCGCCCGGTAAGGAGCGCAGAATGGCCGACAGGAAATCGTATTCGGACCCGAGCCGCGGAACCGGTTCCCCCGAGTCCGGGACTTCGGGCGACCGTTCGCACGATCGAGACCGTGAGAAAAATCTCGGCTCTCGTCACGGCGGCGACTCTTCTTCCCAGGGAACCGGCTCGTCCGGCCGATCTTCGGATCCCGGAGAGAGCGGTTCCTCGGACATGGATCGGAAGCGCTGATCGCGCGGACTCCGATACCGCCGTTATGCGAAGGGCCGGAGCAATCCGGCCCTTCTGTTGACGGGCGCGGCGATGCATCGAACCGGATGCCTCCGCTTTCGCGCGCTCCGGCGCGATGGACGGAACAACGGCGACCCGGAGTCCATGAAGACGGTCGGGAGATCGCGGCGAAAGCTTCGCCAAGGCGAAGCCGGGCGCGACGGGCCTCATTCCACGACGACGGCGATTTTCATGTTCCCGTGCCCCGAGCCGCAGAAACGGTCGCAGATGACGACGAAGGTTCCCGTCTCGCGGGGCGTGATCGTCACGTCGCGGGCCGCCCCCGGCTCGAACTCGGCGTCGATGCCGAGCGGCCGGGAGAAGAGTCCGTGGCGGACGTCGAGCGTCCGGAGGCGGAGGGTGACGGTCTCTCCCTTCCGGAGCCGAATCGCCGCCGGCGTGAATTCGAATCGCCGGGCGGTGACTTCGACGACCCGGGGAGCGGGAGCGTCCGCCGATGCGCGGCGAACCGACGCGGAAGCCAGGAGCGCCGCCGTCACGGCGGTGCACGAAACGAATCGGGCGATGCTCATGCGAATGACCCTCCTTTGAGAAGCTGCTGAATCCCCGCGGTTCCGGAAAACTCCGCCGCGGAGAGCTCGACGTCGTCGATCGAGAGCGCCCCCGGAGCGCCCGGCGCCGCGATCCGGCGGATTCCGAGGTTCGCGAACGGGCGCTCCTTCCGGAACGGAAGAGGCTTCTTCTCGGCGCCCGACTCCGGATCGGGAAACGCGAAGACCAGGGAGCGCGCGGCGTGGTGATCCGCGCGGCCGATCCGTCGGTGGTCGGCGCGGTGGATGTGCCCGTACAGCACGGTGACGTTCTCGAACCGCGCCAGGAGGTTCATCACCGCGTCGCCGTCGTCGGTGAACCACTCCCATTCCGGCTTCAGGTCGAAGAGGGGACGATGGGTGAAGACGACGATCGGCGCGGACGGGCCGAAGCGGGAGAGGTCCCTCTCGAGCCAGGCGAGCTGCTCCTTCCCGATCTCCGGTTTCCCTCTCGACACGTTGTCGAGACCGACGAAGTGGACCCCTCGGTGATCGAAGGAGTACGACGTCGGCCCGAGCGACTCCCGGAAGAGGGCGCCTCCGTCGAGCGCCGCGTCGTGCTCCCCCGGGACGCAGTGGATCGCCTGGACGGAGAGCTTCCCCGCGATTTCCCGGAACCGCTTCAGGCGGGCCGCGTGTTCCCGGCGGTCCTCCGTGTCGTGCGTCAGGTCGCCCGTGAACAGGATGAGCTCCGGCGGCTCCGGGAGCGCGTTGATCGTTTCGACCGCCCGCTCGAACGCGCGCGTGCCGAGGGGATCGGGCGGGCCCTCGAAGCCGACGTGCGTGTCCGAGAGCTGGACGAAGGAGAAGGGGCGGAGCGGCTCTCCGTTGGCCTCCCGGAGCGCCCGCGAAAGTCCGGCGCCCTCCCGGCCCGCCCCGAGGAGCGGGGCGACGCGGTAGAGCGCCCCGGCGCCGATGGAAATGCCCGCGATCTTCAGGAACGAACGGCGATCGGTGTTCCTCATCCGGTTTCCCTCCGCGCATCAGACCGGCTTCGGCGGCGGTGTATTCCGTTCCGGCGGCGACGGAATAAAAGACTTCGGAGAGCGGTCTGGACGGCGGAGGGCCGGGTGTCGGCGATTACAATCTCGCTCGCCGGAAACGAGCCGAAGAGCAGAACGCGCGTGGACGACAGCGACGACGCATCCCGTTTCGACGAGGCGGTCCTGCCGCACGTGCCGTCGGGCTACAACCTCGCCCGCTGGCTGACGAAAAACGACGACGACGCGCGCGACGTCGTGCAGGAGGCCGCGCTCCGCGCCTGGCGCTTCTTCGGGGGATTCCGGGGAGAGAACGGCCGGGCGTGGTTCCTCACGATCGTGCGGAGGACCGCGGTCACGTGGCTGTCGCGCGCGGCGCCCGAGCGCCACGCCGAGCCCTTCGACGAGGAAATCCATCCCGCCGCGGAAGAAGCTCCCGATCCGGAGCGGCTCGCGATCGGCGCCGCGTCGGCGGAACGGGTGCGAGGCGCTCTCGAGCGGCTTCCGCCCGCCCTTCGGGAAGTCGTCGTCCTGCGGGAGCAGGAGGGGCTCTCCTACAAGGAGATCGCGTCCGTCGCGGAAATCCCGATCGGCACCGTCATGTCGCGGCTCTCCCGCGCGCGGGAGCGTCTCGTGCGCGATCTCTCGGAACCGGAGGAACGCTGATGCCCTGCTCCGAAGGTCCGGCCACGCTCGGCGCCTGGCTCGACGGCGAGCTCGAGGCCGATCGACGCGCCGAGTTCGCCGCGCATCTCGCGACGTGCGAGACGTGCGCCGCCCGGCAACGGGTCTACGGACGGCTCGGCGCCGCCCTCCGCGATCCCGCGCTCGTTCACGTCGCTCCCGGGGGGCTCGTCCGGAGCGTCGCATTCTCCCGGCGGCGGACGCCTCGGCGATCCGCCGTCGGGCGATGGGCGTTCCCGCTCGCCGCGGGACTCCTCCTCGGCGTCGCGGTCGCCGGCTACCGGGAGAGATCGGTCCGCGCCGACGCGCTCGCCGCGGAGCTCGCGGGGAGCCACGTGCGAGCGCTCCAGGCCGAAAAGCTGACGGACGTGCCGTCGAGCGACCGCCATACCGTCAAGCCGTGGTTCGCGGGCAAGCTCGACTTCTCGCCGCCCGTTCCGGATCTCTCCGTCGAGGGATTTCCGATCGTCGGCGGAAGGCTCGACGCGGTCGCGGGTCGGCCGGCCGCGGCGCTCGTCTATTCCCGCCGCCGCCACGTCATCGACGTGTACGTCCGGCCCGCGGAAGGGGCGCCGAAGGCGATTTCCCGCGACTGGAACGGTTTTCACTTCGCCGGCTGGAGGGAGGGGGATCTGGCGTTCTGGGCGGTCTCCGACCTCGATCGGCGCGAGCTCGACCGGTTCGTCACCCTCTTTCGCTCCCGGGCGAGTTGATTCCGCCCCCCGTGGGCGTACCATTCGCGTCAGAAGCATGCCGAAAGTCGCGGTCGATGGCGCCGATCTCGCCTACGAGATCACCGGGAGCGGGCCGCCGGTCGTCCTCGTCCACGGATCGAGCGTCGATCGAACGACGTGGGACCAGGTCGTGCCGGAGCTCTCGCCGTCGTTCCGCGTGCTCACGTACGACCGGCGCGGACACGGCCAGAGCGTTCCCACCGGATCCGGGGCCGGCATCGACATGGACGTGTCGGATCTCGCCGGTCTCCTCGGCGCGACCGGGTTCGCGCCGTGCCACGTCGTCGGGAGCTCGTTCGGGGCGCTCATCGCTCTGAGGCTCACGGCGCGCGAGCCCCGGCTCGTCCGATCCCTCGCCGTGCACGAGCCGCCGCTGATCTTCTATCTCGTGGAGGACCTGGAACAGCTGCCGGTGCTCGAGGAGCTCCTTCGGATCGGCGGCGAGATCCTCGAGCAGGTCGAGCGGGGAGACGTTCCCGGCGGCGCGCGCCGATTCGTCGACGAGCTCGCCCTCGGCTCGGGAGGATGGAAGTCTCTCTCCGAAGAGCAGAGGGAAGTCTTCATCGCGAACATCCGCTGCTGGCTCGGTGAGCGCGCCCAGCCGGCCGCGTACGATCTCGACCGCCGGGCGCTCTCCCGGTTCGAAGGACCCGTGCTGATCTCCGAGGGCGGACGGAGTCCGAAGCACCTGAAGCGGATCACCGAAAAGATCCACGCCGACGCTCTGCCGCAGGCGCGATACGAGCTCGTCGACGCGTGGGGACACGCGCCGCAGCTGACGCATCCCAAGGAGTACGCCGCGCTGCTGCTCGATTTTCTGCGGTAGCCTTCGCGTCCGGCCGCGCCTCGGCGGCGTGCGTTCTCGTCGCGAGTGCCGATGCGGGGATCCGATTCGCTCGGAATCGACACGGCGCCGAACACGCAAAGACGACTAAGGAAGGTCTTTGTCCGACAGCCCGAAGAAATGCCCTACCTCGTGCACGACCGTGTCCTTCACCTGGCGGACGACGTCGCGGCGAGACCGGCTCGCGGCGAGGATCGGCTCGCGGAAGAGGATGATCGTGTCCGGGAGCGCCGCGAAATTCGAATCCCGAAGCGTCAGCGGCGTTCCGTGATACAGGCCGAGGAGCGTCCGCCCGCGGCCGACTCCCAGGCCCTCCAGCTGCTGCCGCGTCGGGCGGGCCTCGATCGTGACGAGAGTATTGACGAGATGCGACTGGAACTCGTCCGGGATCTCGTCGAGAGCTTCCGCGACGAGTTCCTCGAACTCCGACGGAGAGACGTCTACCATGGCCGGATTATCGTCGTAACCGACGTGGCGGATCGGACCGCGTTTCTGCCGCGGCAACCGTCACGCGCCGCGCGACGCGTCCGCGTGGCCCGCGCGTGTCGCCGGCTCCGAGGGCCCTTCTCGCACCCGCCTCGCGAGTTCCGTCGTCGCGCCGAACACGATGCGCGACGCCCGCGCGCGAGGTTCTGCCGCCGTGTCGGGCACGCGAAATGCAGGCCGTGGTCGCATGCGGCGAGCGGCATGGATCGTCGAGCTGGTGGCGGCTTCGGCCGCAACCCTCGCGTTCGCTCAGGTCAAGCCTCCCGACGCTCCGCCGTTCAAACCGCCGGCCGACATCCAGCGCCCGAAGACACCGGACGAGCCTCCCGGAACGCCCGAAAAGACGACGGGCACCGTCCAGTCGTACGAGCCCGAAAGATCTCTCGTCCTGACGACCGCCGACGGCTCCCGCTCGTTCGATCTTGCCAAGGCACGGATCGCTGGCGACACCGACTTCGCTGTGGGCGATCAGGTCACCGTCATCAAGACGGTGGACTCCCGGGGTCAGACCACCCTGACGATCGCCCGGGAAGCTCCTCCCCCCGCGGAGTAGAGGCCGCGGATCCTTCGGGGCTTCCGCGACGGAACGGGTCCGCGCCCGCTACCGTTTGCAGACGTAGGCGTCGCCGACGACGTTCTTCTTCGACCTCTGCCTGACCAGCAGCGTGTCGCCCCCCGACTCCACGACTTTCAGGCGGGCGAGCTCCATCGCGTCCTCGTAGAGGAAATTGTGTC carries:
- a CDS encoding multiheme c-type cytochrome, which codes for MRKLFRDGSHLLRVAALFAAGIAAFFVLRGILVPSDFGRYGHYRAGALADNAKRAVHFGGKTACLDCHSDVADAQKGSRHANVRCEACHGPLAKHADDPGVQPAKLAPERLCLTCHRAIVGRPAKFPQIDPEEHAGGVECTSCHRPHHPEQEGKS
- a CDS encoding 4Fe-4S dicluster domain-containing protein — translated: MTVDRRAFFATAGKYLIVTAATAKVIETFLAGATPEPAAYAAADHWWAMVLDIEKCIGCGNCVRACKAENDVPLEAEYFRTWVERYHVRGEDMEHPDVDSPNGGYDGFPDKYPKGDGARTFFVPKLCNHCAHSPCVQVCPVGATFVSPDGVVLVDKSYCLGCRYCVQACPYGCRFIDPRTHTVDKCNLCYHRITKGLLPACVENCPTGSRMIGDLRNPNDPIHAFLREHKVQVLKPQMATGSKAFYNGLDGSVR
- the nrfD gene encoding NrfD/PsrC family molybdoenzyme membrane anchor subunit produces the protein MDAQTLLHAVEGFMYPNEVDLQWSILIVLYPFITGLVAGAFILASLERVFNVAAVKPTYRLALLTALAFLLVAPLPLQLHLGHPERSIEMYLTPHTSSAMAMFGFVYLWYLMAVLVLEIWLDYRRDIVLTARESTGWKRTLYRVLALGSDNISPESLEIDDKVGRFLTIIGIPSAFLLHGYVGFIFGSVKANPWWSTPLMPVVFLFSAIVSGIALVMLMYMAISFMKGRVIDMPCVDTIARYFFYAFLIDFSLEMLDLIHRIYEADESFKSLDFMVHTRLYVSQVVMQIGLGTLVPLAMLALTQLVRLSEPARKTFYAIAGMLTLVGIFAMRWNVVIGGQLFSKSFLGYTTYKMAFATREGLLPAIALLLLPFAILFVLLIVLPPWPEEKETATSEAA
- a CDS encoding cupredoxin domain-containing protein, with the translated sequence MSIARFVSCTAVTAALLASASVRRASADAPAPRVVEVTARRFEFTPAAIRLRKGETVTLRLRTLDVRHGLFSRPLGIDAEFEPGAARDVTITPRETGTFVVICDRFCGSGHGNMKIAVVVE
- a CDS encoding metallophosphoesterase, which translates into the protein MRNTDRRSFLKIAGISIGAGALYRVAPLLGAGREGAGLSRALREANGEPLRPFSFVQLSDTHVGFEGPPDPLGTRAFERAVETINALPEPPELILFTGDLTHDTEDRREHAARLKRFREIAGKLSVQAIHCVPGEHDAALDGGALFRESLGPTSYSFDHRGVHFVGLDNVSRGKPEIGKEQLAWLERDLSRFGPSAPIVVFTHRPLFDLKPEWEWFTDDGDAVMNLLARFENVTVLYGHIHRADHRRIGRADHHAARSLVFAFPDPESGAEKKPLPFRKERPFANLGIRRIAAPGAPGALSIDDVELSAAEFSGTAGIQQLLKGGSFA
- a CDS encoding sigma-70 family RNA polymerase sigma factor, translated to MSAITISLAGNEPKSRTRVDDSDDASRFDEAVLPHVPSGYNLARWLTKNDDDARDVVQEAALRAWRFFGGFRGENGRAWFLTIVRRTAVTWLSRAAPERHAEPFDEEIHPAAEEAPDPERLAIGAASAERVRGALERLPPALREVVVLREQEGLSYKEIASVAEIPIGTVMSRLSRARERLVRDLSEPEER
- a CDS encoding anti-sigma factor, encoding MPCSEGPATLGAWLDGELEADRRAEFAAHLATCETCAARQRVYGRLGAALRDPALVHVAPGGLVRSVAFSRRRTPRRSAVGRWAFPLAAGLLLGVAVAGYRERSVRADALAAELAGSHVRALQAEKLTDVPSSDRHTVKPWFAGKLDFSPPVPDLSVEGFPIVGGRLDAVAGRPAAALVYSRRRHVIDVYVRPAEGAPKAISRDWNGFHFAGWREGDLAFWAVSDLDRRELDRFVTLFRSRAS
- a CDS encoding alpha/beta hydrolase — translated: MPKVAVDGADLAYEITGSGPPVVLVHGSSVDRTTWDQVVPELSPSFRVLTYDRRGHGQSVPTGSGAGIDMDVSDLAGLLGATGFAPCHVVGSSFGALIALRLTAREPRLVRSLAVHEPPLIFYLVEDLEQLPVLEELLRIGGEILEQVERGDVPGGARRFVDELALGSGGWKSLSEEQREVFIANIRCWLGERAQPAAYDLDRRALSRFEGPVLISEGGRSPKHLKRITEKIHADALPQARYELVDAWGHAPQLTHPKEYAALLLDFLR
- a CDS encoding metallopeptidase family protein, coding for MVDVSPSEFEELVAEALDEIPDEFQSHLVNTLVTIEARPTRQQLEGLGVGRGRTLLGLYHGTPLTLRDSNFAALPDTIILFREPILAASRSRRDVVRQVKDTVVHEVGHFFGLSDKDLP